Below is a genomic region from Caulobacter rhizosphaerae.
CTTTTCCCGCAAGGGGAGAAGGCTAAGAGATCAAACCCGGTTGCGGCCCTTGAACAGGCCGAGCAGGAACAGCAGCACGATCGCGCCGATCGTCGAGATGATCAGGCTGCCGATCCAGCCCATGAAGTGGATGCCCAGCATGCTGGCCAGGAACGCGCCGATCAGCGCGCCGACCAGGCCGACGATCAGGTTGGTGATCAGGCCGTGGTTGCGGCCCATGATCTTTTCGGCGATCCAGCCGGCGAAGATGCCGATG
It encodes:
- a CDS encoding GlsB/YeaQ/YmgE family stress response membrane protein; translation: MNGVGFIGAIIIGIFAGWIAEKIMGRNHGLITNLIVGLVGALIGAFLASMLGIHFMGWIGSLIISTIGAIVLLFLLGLFKGRNRV